A stretch of the Poseidonibacter parvus genome encodes the following:
- the rpsR gene encoding 30S ribosomal protein S18 produces the protein MAERRKYGKKYCKYTEMKVDFIDYKNSDLLKISMSERGKIMPRRLTGNSKNSQEMVEKAIKRARHMALVPYIVNTKNVTDAAFAR, from the coding sequence ATGGCTGAAAGAAGAAAATACGGAAAAAAATATTGTAAATATACTGAAATGAAAGTTGATTTCATTGATTATAAGAATTCTGATTTATTAAAGATTTCTATGAGTGAAAGAGGTAAAATTATGCCTAGAAGACTTACAGGAAACTCTAAGAATTCTCAAGAAATGGTAGAAAAAGCAATCAAAAGAGCTAGACATATGGCACTAGTTCCATACATCGTTAACACTAAAAATGTTACTGATGCAGCATTTGCTAGATAA